The DNA window gtgctctcactgtcaactgcgtttattttcagcaaacttaacatgtgtaaatatctgtatgaacataagattcaacaacagacataaactgaagaagttccacagacattccatttctgttagtcacataatgtgtccctgaacaaagggggggggtcaaaatcaaaagtaacagtcagtatctggtgtggccaccagctgcatttagtactgcagtgcatctcctcatggactgcaccagatttgccagttcttgctgtgagatgttaccctactcttccaccaagaagattgcagggggtatgctagttctgaacgtcacatgctaatgtaaaaagctggtttttgatataaatatgaacttgattgaacaaaacatgcatgtattgtataacataatgtcctaggtgtgtcatctgatgaagatcaaaggttagtgctgcatttagctgtcttctgggtttttgtgacattatatgctagcttgaaaaatgggtgtctgattatttctggctgggtactctgctgacataatctaatgttttgctttcgttgtaaagcctttttgaaatcggacagtgtggttagattaaaaccctttacagtgaagatctgaagttttgtatttctacaaattatctttgaaagacagggtcctgaaaaaggaatgattctttttttgctgagtttagtattaGTAAAACTGGAGGTAGGCTCTCTTCCAGAACAGTCCCTTCTCTACTTCCTAGCTCTACAGTGTCCTGGGTTGTGTCAGaaattgtaccctattccctatgggccctggtcaaaagtagtgcactataaatgggaatagggagccatttggctGGTCCCTACCTGAATGCCAGCGTGGCTACACAGGTAGAAGTCAAACTCCGATGGGTGAGTGATTTTGGTGTCCACTGTGGTGCCTGCAGGGATGTTGCCACTCTTACCAACCTGAACAAAACACATTAGGAATCATAAAATATCACGATGTAGGCATTTCATAGAAGTTTCTTTTACAGTGATAATAGTAGTCAGTATGAATTGGAGAGATGTCGAACCCTCTCGTTTCTGTCCATGCAGAACAGTCGAGTGTGGTGTCTCTTCTGCACCACCACGAAGGTGATACCGGGCTGGTAGTCTTTCTCCAGTTTGATGCAGGCCTCACGGATTGCCAGTAACTCATGTTGGAGCACCTGGATAAAACCCAAAACGACAGCTATAGTTAAAAAACAGTAACTCCCACACGTCACAATACATACATTTACAAatcaggagaaaaaaaaatgatagATTGGGCAATTCAGAATAGGAACGGTTACTAATAGAAACAAACACAGTAGCACAGTAGCGGGATAAAAATATCATTTTTAACTTTCTTTTTGGTTTAAAAGTTAAAAATCTGAAATAACTGATTTGATCTCAGTAAAACAAATACTAGGCATTCAGAATTAAATTGGAACGGTAACCAATAGAAACAGAAAccaaaagaaaaacaaataaatagCAGAAAATCCTTTAATCACAACCAGTACAGTACAATTACAGATCATGCAATTGAATTGAAATCCTATTTCCTCAAGTCTACCTCAAGTCTAACCTGGTTGAACTGGCCCTCAGATATGCCGTCGCGGTAGTAGATGATCCGGGTGGGCTTGAAGCGGGTGGACTTGTAGAACTGGATGAGCAGCTCTCTGACCATTGTGGCCAGGTCCTGGATGATGTCCTGGCGATGCTGCTGCACCCGCACCGTGGCACAGTAGCGGCTGGGGTGGGCGTCCATGCTCCCCACCACCTAGAACAGAGGAACAGGGATGTGATCAGGACAATATACAAACATACACGTCAGGATTTTCACTAGGGGGATATGTAGGGATTCATCAGTAGGAAGCACATCCGAGGAAGCACAGAGCACACTTAAGATCATTTATTTTTTGGCTGCTTTGAAAGTTAGGTCAAAGCTGGTCAGTGAGCAAGGTGGAGTGGTAGGCTATTGATTCCCTCAGTTCTCTCCATTTCAGATGTTGGACATAGTAAAGGACACCACTGTAGACTATTGCACCCCGACTCCCTAGCAGAAACATGGTTCTGTGGGTAAAATAAACTActgtagactattgagatgcaaccCTACGGTCCCTGGTAGGTGACAAGGCCCTGTGGAGCGTCTGCTCGGTCTGACTTACTGCAGCGATGGAGGGTTTCTTCCCATCTCCAGCAGGAGGGTGAGTGACGTCAGCACCCAGGAAGATGACTGGCTGCTGGAACACCAGGGGCCTGGGAAGAACAGACACCCACAAGATTAACCAAAGCCATCATCACAGAAGAGAAGACGTGTGAACAGAAGAATGGACATATACATGGATGGATGAATGAGACTGACTTGACGTTTCACTTCTAGCATGTGAATGTATAGGTGAATGAGTACACTAATATCTTGGAATAAGCCACAAAAGCTATTATGGAAGAATGTAAGTCTCACAGCTGTCATGAATAAATGCATACTGGTTTATATATTTTAACTGAATGCGGAGTAcaatactgttagacattaacaGTAAACCAGCAAGTATTCATAGCCATGATAATGAGAGAGGTTCTGCACTGACCTGCCCTGTGGGAGGAGGATGTTGTTGACCCCACCCAGCTTGACGTTGATCTTCAGGcagaggttagagagggtctgggGAGTGGTTTTCTGAACATTCTTTACCTGGACACACTGGGTGGCCATGCCCAGCACCGTGTCTCCAACACGCTTCACCTCAGCTAGCCCACAGAGAAgcaggggagggagaaagacTATGTCAGCACAACAGGAGAGATATACAGCTAGTTCATGTGTTGCAATGAATTCTGAATCAGTTTGATGAAGGCACTAAtttaagtcgctttggataagagtttctgctaaatgactaaaatgtcaaagtgTAAGGTAGAAAGATCGTGAAATTTGCTTTTATACAGTTGAACATATAATCCACTAAATAATCCAGAACAGCACTAACTGAACCAATAGGATTTAGAGGCAGAGTTATAAACAGTGACATTAATTAACTTAGggacatatactgaacaaaaatataaatgcaaaatgtaaagttttggtcccatatctcatgagctgaaatgatcccagaaattttccatacgcacaaaaagcgtatttctctcaaattttgcccacaaatatgtttacatctgTTAATGAGCATTACTCCTTTGcctagataatccatccacctgacaggtgtggtatatcaaggtgattaaacatgatcattacacaggtgcagcttgtgctggggacaataaaaggccactaaaatgtgcagttctgtcacctaacaatgccacagatgcctcaagttgagggagcgtgccattggcatgctgactgcaggaatgtccacctgagctgttgccagagaattgaatgtttatttctctaccataagccacctccaatgtcgtttttgagaatttggcagtacgtctaactggcctcacaaccgcagaccatgtgtatggcgttgtgggGGGgacgagcagtttgctgatgtcaacattgtgaacagagtgccccgtggtggtggggttatggtatggacaggcattaactatggacaacgaacacaattgcattttatcgatgagatttttttttaaaggtatctgtgaccaacatgtgcaatctgtattcccagtcatgtgaaatccatagattagggcctaatgaatttatttcaattgactgatttcctcatatgaactaacttgaaaattgttgcgtttatatttttgttcactagtTTCCAGTTTCCTCACCATAGACGGGTGTCTTCCCAGGCAGGATGACCACCACCAGCTGCAGGCCCTGGTAGGTGTACTTCAGGTGTTTGAACATGGGCTCCACGCTGTCCGCCCCCTGAGCGTACTTACAGAAACAGGGTTGGCCCTGGATGGGCATCCCCGCGTCACGAGAGATCTTACGCAGCTGGTCTGTGAACGCCCTGAGAGAAACCGGTTAGAAGGTACAAAAACACAATACAAGTGTCCTCAAACTCTTTATTGGATTCCAAAAAGATTGTGTAGATTGAAATCATAAGCGGGCTAACACAGaagaaacagttttagaaatggaAAAATACTTTAACTTAAATACATTCCAATTATAAAACATCCCCCCGCAATGGTTATTGAGGCTCCTAAGGGCTCCTGGCAGCTGCAGTTCTTACTTGAGCAGGAGTTCAGTACACTGTCTCTGTGGGGCGAAGCAGGCGATGGCCCACACCTTGATCTCTATGCCAGTGTGGAACTGCTTGTTCCTCATGTCCCACACTCCCTGGATGGGAGTTGCTATTGCTTTATTCTGCTTGAGTAAAAGGAAGACGAGATAAGGGTCAGAGACAAATAGTTGTCTGAATGGGACAAATTAAGCCGGGTGTACACTACACGAGTCAAAATCCTACATCGCTGAGCCTCGCATTAAACAACTGACTTTCCTGTAGTTTTTGTTTGTGTTGCCAACATAGTGGTGCGATACTAAGCGATGTGGCACAGACTGAGGTCACCCTGCAAGACTTCACTTGGTCGGTGAGGATTTGATACCACACTGTCTCGCCAAAACAATGATTAGATTAAACGTAACTCCAACGTgctgtggctcaaagcagcctCAAACTTTTTGAGTCAGACATTCACACTTGCCATACAGAGTTGAAATGTCTAGTCATCATTTGAATTTAATAACATTGCTTGTGCACTTCAGAGCTGTAACTGACACTTTAGCTTTGGTTAAAGGCAAGTACAGACGCATACTAGTGGTAGCTTTCGCTCCTTTGCGAGAGTCTACACATTCTGAGTGATACAAAACAACAGCATCTCACTAGcgagctctcattggctattgctGACCACCATTCTCAACTTGCCGTTGCACATCTCACACTACAAGAGCATTGCAGATTTTGTGCAGATAAAATGaaacatgtttgaaaatatggggACGTCTGGGACTGCTCAAAGACGAGATCAGTAGCCCGCAGATTACGTCTCTGAGCCGCTCACATTAACCCTGCGTCGGAGACGGCTGCACACCCCGAGTAGGCAACGACATGGGGATTTTGTCGCTGGGAAAGCTAAAAATCAGGGCCAAAATTGGGTTGTGTACACCGGGCTTAAATGGGATGTTTCACATTAGAAGGCTGATTCAAAATACAAGTGACATAACTTTGTTATTTGGAGTGTTCTAAGTTTCCCTTTACATAATATACATAAAGAACTGTTGTTCATCAGTGCAGTTTTTATGTCAGGTTTTTGCTTTAGCACTACACACCAGATTAAAAGCTTggtgatgagttgatcatttgaatcagttgtgtacAGTTAGTACAAAAACAataatgtgcacccctttgggtccccaggaccaggattaagaaaCAGTGAATAAAATCAACCCATCTTAAATAAGAGAAACCTACCCGCCCTCcatagaggatggatggggcctgGAGGACTCGGCCGTTCACCTCGGTCATCTCATCCCTCACCATCACCCCAAACTCACGCACGTAAGGATCATTGTTAAAGTTGGCACTTCTCATCTGAAAAGAGAGCAAAGGTTTAGTGGAAATAATTCAGAGGGTTTATATACAGTGGTGGAGAAAGTACttcaatagaaaatgactcatgtaaaagtcatccagtaaaatactacttgagtaaaagcctaaaagtatttggttttaaatatacttatgtatcaaaagtaaatggaatttctaaaatgcaacattttattttttaaatttattggcggatagccaggggcacaccaagactcagacataatttacaaacaaagcatgtgtttagtgagtcctccagatcagaggcagtagagatgaccagggatgttctcttgataagtgtgtgaattagaccattttcctatcaaagtgtaacaagtacttttgggtgtcagggaaaatgtatggagtattttctttaggaatgtagtgaagtaaaagtctgCAAAAATAGAATAAATAATGAagtgctttacaccactgtgtgtgtgtgtgtgtgtgtgtgtgtacacacacacactaggccttTGGAAAGACCGCCTGAGCGAAAACATTCACATATGGTCAGGCCATCAATAGTTAAATAACAGCAGTTCAGAGTCATTGTACATCCTAATAGATCACTTCAAGTTCATAAAAGCAGCTTTCAAGACACTCTGTGCTTGAGTTTACTCTCCCAAGTCAGATAAGTCTCTTTACCAGTTTGCTGATCTCTTCCTGACGGTCGGGTGCCGATCGGGCTGTGGCACGGATCATAGTGGACGTTTGATTGTCAGTCAGCTTCTTGATGCACCGCTGGCCAGCCACTATGTTACAAACCTAGACACATACATTACAACACAGCTTTATTACCACCCCCAGGGACACATCACGAAGGCTTCAGCCAGAGAATAGTCTTGCATATAGAGATTGTCAATTTGTTTTGCTAAATCCTCAGTCCTCTCcttgcctccttttgaaaaaggccAAAGGTAATAAAGGAGAGTAAACAAATGGGCTTGTATGAAACGAGACTCCTCCACTCACGCGTCAGGCAAATTACATTTAATAGTGTGTAAAGTGATTAAAAACCTATTTGTGCAATGCATTTTCTAGATAAAAGGATGAGTAGGATATCATGTTTAAATGTGTGCATGTCTTTTTTCCCTTGAAAAAAACAGCAGATTCAAAGGAAGTGTGGCAGGTTTTAAAACACTTCTGCGCTACCTGACATGATGATgtcatgtggctcagttggtagagcatgtcgcttgcaacgccagggttgtgggtttgattctcacGGGGGACCAATACAAAAATGtacgcactcactactgtaagtcgcgctggataagagggtctgctaaattactaaaacatACTCTTGTGCATCGTCTGTCGAAGTGATGGTAAAGTGGAGTTTCTGTAATACCACCCGGGTCCTCATTCTTTGTAACAATTTAAACCCAGCAGTAAACCATCAACAAGTTGTGAGGGGAGACTGCAGACTGACCTCGAGGGGGAGGTAGGTGTGTTTCTGCTCCTGTCCGACCTGTAGACAGGGGAGGTGGGGGTAGCGCAGTATGAGTTTGTACTTGTCTTTGAAGTACTGCGCTACTGTGCATTCTATGGTCTGGCCATTCTCCTGCTGCAGTGGAAACCTGAAGTAAAACAGATGAGCCAaccaaaaagaaaaaaaaaaagtttaaatggATTTTCAAAGAACTCCAAGACCAAGTGGGGATTTCTGTTTAACTTGATTGGGATCTGCTCCTAACCTGTGCATGAATGGTGTGTTAAACGTGTTAGTATTAGGTTTGTTTCTATCACATCCCTAAGCAAACCAGTCATGTTTACATCACAGGAAACTAAAGGAATTGAGGCTGTTGTCAATATTTTAGGGTGTTCTTTCTTACGTCTGGTGGCTGGCTGGTCTTCTCGTCACATTACATACTCTGTACTTCCTTTTCATCTGACCACAGTGAGTGATCTCAACCTTCAAACCTGAGAATCACAACAAGACAATGGTCAGATTCACATGTTCCGTGGACAACAACGGTTTCCTATTTTATCACATTCTACTCTGATTTCAAGTCAGATTAAGATTTTAAGTCAATACACAAAGATACACGCATCATAGCAACATTTATATGTGTTATAGTACAGAATTTTTGGATATAAGTATTTAAATATTTCCActcagacagacaaaaccaacccAATGCAACTATTGATTACCTGGTAATGAATGATTACCTTTGATTTCCTTGGTAAACTTTACTCTCTGGGAGTCGGTTAAGGGTTTCTGTTGTTCTTCGATACTTTTGAAATCCAAAACCTCACACATGAACTCAATCACAGGCTGGGCCTTGTAGAAGGCAGTGGCCGACACTGCAAAAACAAAACACCAAGCACAGCACAGATTCAGACCTATCCTCCTCCTTCCAGATACATACTAGAACTTACCATTATGGTAGGTTGCACTCATTTTAGCAGTGGGTTTACACTTCCAGGACCAATGACATCACCACAAAAGCTACACCCAAATCAGCACTTTAGGGCAAGCTTAATCAATGCCACTTATTTACTGACTGAAACCTACCATGGAATGAGATTCCCAGTACTATCCTCCTTCcagtcacacacagagactctAGTCTGACACTTtggttgtgttccaaatggtaCATTCCTTAcagccatttgggaggcagaaaTTTGCAGTGTGAAACCTACCGTCAATGTTTAGCATCATCTTCCACAGGGAAGGCCTAACCGATTGGTGGAACCCAAACCAGACCTCCCTGCCCCCGCCCAGGGGGTTGGAGCATCCCTCTGAAGGGGTGAAGAAAGAACGTCCGACGGGGGTGTACCTGTTGGAAGATGTGATTAATATCGCAACTGAAATTGGCTTTACAAATAGACAAGGAGAGAGGAATTTGCATAACCCACAGGGACAAATATACTAGAAGTGATTTGGGATTGTAAGGCTTTGGTGTGTACAAAGAAAACAGCGATTTGTGACCATGTTTGAAGGAAAGATTGAAGAAACGTCTTGGGATAGAGGGGCATATTAGGTGTGTGGACCCATTTACTGGTTTGATTGAGTCCATTTGCACGAGAACAGTTGTTTGATAACTATGTATGTGCTGTAACTAAATACCACAATTAAATACAAATATTACATACCAAAAATATACTGATTGTTTTAAAGGGGAAAACACTGACCTCATAGAGGGCAAATGTCTCATGACCACATCCAGGGCCTGGATGGTCTCAAAGGGGATGTTTGGCAGTCGTCCAGACAGGGCTTCTTGAAGAGCTTGCAGACTGACGCAGGACACCCACTTTATGGCCACTTTGAAGTTCCGGTCTTTCCCCTCACCTGGGATGGTCACCTCCAGCTCCACCTGTTTGTGGACACAGGTGTTTTGGTGTGTTTAAAATAGTCTATCTGaaaattctacaggagaatgttaGGCCATCCATGAGTTGaagtgcagctgggtcatgcagcaataCAAATCATCCAACatacaatcaagtctacatgaaaatgattcaaaagcaacaaatttgaagttttggaatgtcCTAGTCAAAATCCAgtcctaatcccaattgagatgtggcATAACTTGAAACGTGCatttcatgcttgaaaacccacaaatgttgctgagttaaagcagttctgcatacaagagtgggccaaaatgactccacagtgatgtgagagactgatcaataacaccaggaagcatttggttggagtCATAGCAGCaaaaaggtggcacaaccagttagaGTGTAAGGGTGCCATTACTTTTTTTACACAGGGGCATTGCGTGTTGCATAACTTTATTTATGAAATAAACATGTAATTGTGTTATTTGTTCCCTCAGATTCCCTTTATCTGATATTAGGTTTcagttgaagatctgataacattcagtatcaaaaatatgcaaaaatcaggaagggggcaaatactttgaCGTTACTGTATACCCCAAGACATGTGATAAGTAGTCTATACACAAGATGAAAACCAATATTATGGATGTAATTTACCCTCAGAGGCCTGTTTATTTAGGTACACCACAAAGTTCACGAAAATCGTTCGCTTCTACAGACAAGTCacatggccgtggcttgctaaAATAGCCAGCAAACAGGCATCCAGTTAGTGTACGATttaacgttagaatgggcaaatcgagtgacctaagcgactgagCGTGCTATGATCATTGGTACCAGGTGCGCCAGTTTGTGTCGCAGAAGCTGGCCGGCCCCCTTTTCGCACACGATAGTGTCTGGAGTTTACGGAggatggtgcgacaaacaaaaaaaaacatccagtcagcagcagtcctgtgggtgCAAACAGCTAACTGATGAGAGGTTGAAGAATGGCAATAATCATACaagcgggccacaaacagacaaataatggcaccgtacaacagtggtgtgcagagcAGCATCTCAAAGCACACAACTTGTCGgttcttgtcacggatgggctattgcagcagacaaccacaccacgttccactcctatcagttaAAAACAAGGAGAAGTGACTCCAGTTGGCATGCGATAGCCAACACTGGACAAATGAGGAGTGGATAAACATTGCCTGATCCGATGAATGCCGATTCCTGTTACGTTATGCTGATGGCAGAGCcaggatttggcataagcagagtccatggccccatcctgcctggtgtcaatggtacaggctggtggtgtaatggtgtggggaatgttttcctggcacacgctAGGTTCCTTGATACCAATAGAGCAACGGttccatgccccgaagaattcaggctgttctgaaggcaaaggaGGTTCCGACACggtactagataggtgtacctaataaactggccacagaATGTACATAATATCACATTGTGTGTAATCACAGCTGTCCCAAAACATAGGGGCCTTCACACAACAGACACCTCTGGTCAGACGGGGAGACTTACTTTTTCCCTTCCTATAGGTAAGGGCATGGCTGTGTAGAGATTCTTCCTCCCATCATACACTGGCTTTCGATCCCCAAAGATCTGCGTTTTAAAGTGCTGTACCATGTGCTCTACAATTTCACTGAGAACACAAATGGAGCGTGTTAGACTTTATCAATACAGTACAAAACGTCATTAACAAGATAATAGCCTACTAGTTATTTGGCTCAGGTGAAAGCCTGTAAACCAATTAAACGGCTCCATACCGGTTGACCCTTCTGGGGCATTTCTCTGGCTTGATGTCGATGTCGTAGTGGTAGACCTCCAGTTTGGGGATCTCCATCTCAAAGAAGTTGGCCTGCAGTTTGATTGTCCTGCCCATGGTGCCAAAGTCTGGCCGCGAGGGGGGTTTGAACACATACTCTGGCACTGGGGGAGACGGGGGATCTGGATCAGAGGGGTCTGGGGTAGGAAGCAAACAAATTAACAAGTTAATAACTGTACATACAAAACAGGTTGTTTAGCCTTGTCCCAGAACATTGAGAAGTTTTATCAACTCCCATGTTCATGGTCATGAGTTGGAAAGACAACAAACATACCTGGGACTAGGCTATACTGGGGTAACTCACAAGATTGTTCTTTCACACTTGAACATCAAATATTATTTTCTAGAATGTGAATAGTTGTATGGATGCTCAATACATTTTGCTGCCATGCTTGAACTATTTGGTTGGTGAGCCCTGGCCGAGTATGACTGTTGGTTCAGCGAACAGGCATCTTTGGTCTGGGGCCTTGAGGTCATGGAGGAACATGTCTGAACATACTCCCTTTTGACATCTTATCTCTGTTCTCCAGCTCTTTGAATCCACATAACTCCCTTTTGACTTTAACAATGCACACTAGCTAGCTATACAGTACAAAACTGTCATGTCCAATAAGTCACTCTGAAGAGGACAAGTGGAATGTCCTTGTGAGTCTTAACGCATGATTAAGACATTGTTAATGTGGCAGGAAAAAATACCAGGAAAGTTTAACAGAAAAATGCAGTCTTTCATTGAGCTGACTTTTCCCAGTGGTTATTTGTTCTCTCAGATAGCTAAGCCTCTATGAAGAGTGAACTATTATAGGATATCTCTCCATTTCAAATCAGAATGTCTGAATATCTGCTGTAATAGTCAGTAGAAGAGGGGATTTCAGAGGTCTGCTATTCAAGACATATTGTAAGATGCAAACCAGTGCATTGGAAAAGATATGCCTTGTGCTTCAGTGCAGTCTACTGTTCTTTCTTGCTGGTAAACACTTTTCCACCCAAGTGATTACTACAATTATACTTGCCGTATTTGCATGCCAGAATCAAGACATTTACATTACAGTAGTCCGGGGGACAGGAGAAAACAAAATGTATACTACAGGGTATAGTAGGCTGGCGGTACAAACATAGTGCTAGAAAGAAGCTTACCAGAGCCAATTGACCCCGAGGAGTGAGGTGGTTCAAGCATCTCAGCAGCTAGAGAAGAAGAAAACAGTGGTCAATTGGACATGTCTCACAATGAGTCAAATGAAGGCTGAATGGATcaaaatgttttgtaatattCTTATATATTACTCCTTcttttgaaaatgcccaaagGAAACCTTATCACGTCATTCTTCATATACATTTTTATTCCCCATACTTTTCCCTGCATAGTTAGTTAACTATTTCTAAATGCCTTGCCCTGTTATCAGCCTTAGAACAGAGTCATGTAGCTACAACTGCTGGGCGATTTTTCTGCTCCCTTATCAACAAGCACACACTAGCAACCTGGAAGTTGAAACTTGTCACTATCATTCTCAATAAGTGGAGGGTAGGACATAATCAACAggaaaaatagttagtcaacaaGCATATCAGTGGTGCAACCTTAATTTCTAGCAAATCTTAAATTCACCCAAAGTTGCTCATAGCAAGTTGACTGGTCCCCATAATAGTAACGTTAACTAGTTAGCCAAGAGGTTACAGAATtacttttttttcaaacagcCTCGAAAATAGAACTAGCAAGTCACACAACAAGCAATGGCTAAAACGTAGCTAAATAGTGTTAACTATCTAGCATGCCAAAcaagtcagctagctagctaaattgtgttagctagtcagcatgcaaaccagctagctagctaacatttgaaAAGGCTAACAAGCCGCCGTTGGCTAAGGGAAGATgactaacctagctagctagctaacaatttgTTCATCtgagctggctaacgttagctagcaagatgGCTACCTAATAGTCAACTATTTGATGGCCGAATTCTTTCTAGAACTTGTTTAAAGCAATTGTTCGCTAATTTGCCCAAATGAATCTTACTTTAGGATTGGACTTGAACAACAAGTTAATCGACTTCCAGCTATCATTAGCCAGGTCAACAGGCATAGCTAAAAGCTACAGTAACAACGGGCCGGGGAAACGGTGGCAATGATTACTAACAAGATCTAGGTAACTAGGACGAAATGTTATTCTGAAATTATATTGAGGTTGGCGAACAATGTTACAAAATGAAAACAAACCATCATGCAAATGATTGAAGATACCCCAACGACATACAAATCAGCACCCTTATAGTTAGCCGTCTTGCTAACTAGCAATGGACAATTTACCTCCAGCAGCTCCACTGGAATACATTTTGTAGTTTCTCAGCGTGCACCGTGGTCGTACGGATACTCCACTTTTCTCCGGTCAAACGTCGCCAAAATACATACGTGAATGGGTACTATATATAAAACAATGTGGGTGGCTCGGTTAGGAAGTGGAAGGATTTAGCCAAGAAGTAAAGTACAACACCATGAGCGCTCTATCATCCTCAGCACGGCCCCATCCCCCTAAATACAAACCGGAGCTAGTAATGGATATGTGTGATGTCACACGCACAGCCCGCAATTATCCCCGCGCGATCTTTCCTTGGACGTCTTTATTTTACAACTTGTCGAAATCCAGGGGAAGATGAATCAACCAAAAtgcattaaatgtatttaattcaAGCCATGTTAACACCGTGCAACAACAAATGAGTTGTAACGTTACCAACCAAATGTTCATTTTTGTTTACTCAATTTGACCACTGGTGAATGCCATTCACAGGAAGAAGAAACAGCTGTCATTTCCGGGGTATGTTGTATTTGAAAAAAAAGATCACTGATAAACCAATCTCGTGCATTATACAAAAGACCTGCAAACTACCATGAAGATCCACAGTCACCGA is part of the Salmo trutta chromosome 34, fSalTru1.1, whole genome shotgun sequence genome and encodes:
- the ago2 gene encoding protein argonaute-2 isoform X4 — encoded protein: MYSSGAAGAAEMLEPPHSSGSIGSDPSDPDPPSPPVPEYVFKPPSRPDFGTMGRTIKLQANFFEMEIPKLEVYHYDIDIKPEKCPRRVNREIVEHMVQHFKTQIFGDRKPVYDGRKNLYTAMPLPIGREKVELEVTIPGEGKDRNFKVAIKWVSCVSLQALQEALSGRLPNIPFETIQALDVVMRHLPSMRYTPVGRSFFTPSEGCSNPLGGGREVWFGFHQSVRPSLWKMMLNIDVSATAFYKAQPVIEFMCEVLDFKSIEEQQKPLTDSQRVKFTKEIKGLKVEITHCGQMKRKYRVCNVTRRPASHQTFPLQQENGQTIECTVAQYFKDKYKLILRYPHLPCLQVGQEQKHTYLPLEVCNIVAGQRCIKKLTDNQTSTMIRATARSAPDRQEEISKLMRSANFNNDPYVREFGVMVRDEMTEVNGRVLQAPSILYGGRQNKAIATPIQGVWDMRNKQFHTGIEIKVWAIACFAPQRQCTELLLKAFTDQLRKISRDAGMPIQGQPCFCKYAQGADSVEPMFKHLKYTYQGLQLVVVILPGKTPVYAEVKRVGDTVLGMATQCVQVKNVQKTTPQTLSNLCLKINVKLGGVNNILLPQGRPLVFQQPVIFLGADVTHPPAGDGKKPSIAAVVGSMDAHPSRYCATVRVQQHRQDIIQDLATMVRELLIQFYKSTRFKPTRIIYYRDGISEGQFNQVRLEVLQHELLAIREACIKLEKDYQPGITFVVVQKRHHTRLFCMDRNERVGKSGNIPAGTTVDTKITHPSEFDFYLCSHAGIQGTSRPSHYHVLWDDNHFTSDELQVLTYQLCHTYVRCTRSVSIPAPAYYAHLVAFRARYHLVDKEHDSAEGSHTSGQSNGRDQQALAKAVQIHQDTLRTMYFA